From Skermanella sp. TT6, a single genomic window includes:
- a CDS encoding DNA gyrase inhibitor YacG — protein MSEISQKPRRLPACPICGRPADPQYKPFCTPRCADVDLNRWLGGVYRVEANDPEAEIETDLDAGSERLH, from the coding sequence ATGAGCGAGATTTCCCAAAAGCCGCGCCGGCTCCCGGCCTGCCCGATCTGCGGGCGGCCAGCCGATCCACAGTACAAACCGTTCTGCACCCCCCGATGCGCCGACGTGGACCTGAACCGTTGGTTGGGCGGGGTCTATCGGGTCGAGGCCAACGATCCGGAAGCGGAGATCGAGACCGATCTCGACGCCGGCTCCGAGAGGCTTCACTGA
- a CDS encoding energy-coupling factor ABC transporter ATP-binding protein: protein MLEVQALRYDYAGGIEALRGLDLIVGRGRKLALLGPNGCGKTTLFLHLNGTLKPRGGRVLVCGSPAGYDRRSLRDWRSRVALVLQDPDDQIFAATVARDVAFGPLNLGLPEAEVRRRVDGALADLGIGDLADRPTHMLSFGQKRRVAIAGALAMEPEVLLLDEPTAGLDADGVARLMGVLDGLAAKGMTLVLSTHDVDLAYAWADDIAILFEGTTLLQGQAPDVLGDGQALSRARLRPPLLLELARALDWPEPWPRTREALLGRQAGA, encoded by the coding sequence ATGCTGGAGGTACAAGCGCTCCGTTACGATTATGCCGGCGGCATCGAGGCGCTTCGGGGCCTCGACCTCATTGTCGGGCGGGGGCGCAAGCTGGCCCTGCTGGGGCCGAACGGCTGCGGCAAGACGACCCTGTTCCTGCACCTGAACGGCACCTTGAAGCCGCGCGGCGGGCGCGTGCTGGTCTGCGGATCGCCGGCGGGATACGATCGCCGGTCGCTCCGTGACTGGCGCAGCCGGGTGGCCCTCGTGCTCCAGGACCCGGACGACCAGATCTTCGCCGCGACTGTGGCCCGCGACGTCGCCTTCGGTCCGCTCAACCTGGGCCTGCCGGAAGCGGAAGTGCGCCGGCGGGTGGACGGTGCCCTGGCCGACCTGGGCATCGGGGATCTGGCGGACCGCCCGACCCATATGCTCAGCTTCGGCCAGAAGCGGCGCGTCGCCATCGCCGGCGCGCTGGCGATGGAGCCGGAAGTGCTTCTGCTGGACGAGCCGACCGCCGGCCTGGATGCCGACGGGGTGGCTCGCCTGATGGGCGTCCTGGACGGCCTTGCCGCGAAGGGGATGACGCTGGTGCTCTCGACCCATGACGTGGACCTGGCCTATGCCTGGGCCGACGACATCGCGATCCTGTTCGAGGGCACGACGCTGCTCCAGGGGCAGGCGCCCGACGTGCTGGGGGATGGCCAGGCACTCTCCCGGGCGCGGCTGCGACCGCCCCTGCTGCTGGAATTGGCGAGGGCGCTGGACTGGCCGGAGCCCTGGCCGCGGACACGGGAAGCCCTGCTGGGACGGCAGGCCGGCGCGTGA
- the cbiQ gene encoding cobalt ECF transporter T component CbiQ, whose translation MLAIDRHAWTNRWHDLHPLEKLLPALGMLLVTLVLPPWPTAPLSIAAMLALTILGAGVPAGAVLGTLAVPLGFLLTGAPVLALAVDLSDGLHVGLAPGGPEAAAAVTLRSLAATSCLVFLILTTPVADLMPLLGRLGVPRLVRDLILLTYRLIFVFLDCAATGRQAQAGRLGYDGPRRSLRSAGWLAGSLFQRSLARGRRLEIGMAARGLGGDLPQPADARKPSARRLSAGAALPLGIAAASLLAQGGS comes from the coding sequence ATGCTGGCGATTGACCGCCACGCCTGGACCAACCGCTGGCACGACCTGCATCCGCTGGAAAAGCTGCTGCCCGCGCTCGGCATGCTGCTGGTGACCCTGGTCCTGCCGCCCTGGCCCACGGCACCGCTGTCGATCGCGGCCATGCTGGCCCTCACGATCCTGGGCGCGGGCGTGCCGGCGGGAGCCGTTCTCGGCACGCTCGCGGTTCCGCTGGGATTCCTGCTGACCGGCGCGCCGGTGCTGGCGCTGGCGGTCGATCTTTCGGACGGCCTTCATGTCGGGCTGGCGCCCGGCGGGCCGGAGGCGGCGGCCGCGGTGACGCTGCGGTCGCTGGCGGCGACTTCCTGCCTCGTCTTCCTGATCCTGACCACACCGGTCGCCGACCTGATGCCGCTGCTGGGACGCCTGGGCGTGCCCCGGCTGGTCCGGGACCTGATCCTGCTGACTTACCGGCTGATCTTCGTCTTCCTGGACTGCGCCGCCACCGGCCGGCAGGCCCAGGCCGGGCGCCTCGGTTACGACGGCCCGCGGCGCAGCCTGCGCTCGGCCGGGTGGCTGGCGGGAAGCCTGTTCCAACGCTCCCTCGCGCGCGGGCGGCGGCTGGAGATCGGCATGGCGGCGCGCGGCCTCGGTGGCGACCTGCCGCAACCCGCCGACGCACGCAAGCCTTCGGCGCGGCGCCTGTCGGCGGGGGCGGCGCTGCCGCTCGGCATCGCGGCGGCGTCGCTCCTGGCGCAGGGCGGCAGTTGA
- a CDS encoding energy-coupling factor ABC transporter substrate-binding protein — MRGRNASLLLAAAAIVVLPLVLVGNAEFSGADGQAQDLIDQAGYQPWFEPLWEPPSGEIESLLFSLQAALGAGLLGYYVGLRRGRREGRQEDRRTELHAGD, encoded by the coding sequence ATGAGGGGTCGCAACGCAAGTCTTCTCCTGGCCGCGGCCGCCATCGTGGTCCTGCCGCTGGTGCTCGTCGGCAATGCTGAGTTCTCCGGCGCCGACGGGCAGGCGCAGGACCTGATCGACCAAGCCGGGTACCAACCCTGGTTCGAGCCCCTGTGGGAGCCGCCCAGCGGCGAGATCGAGAGCCTGCTGTTCTCGCTGCAGGCGGCGCTCGGCGCGGGGCTGCTCGGCTACTATGTCGGCCTTCGGCGGGGACGCCGCGAAGGCCGGCAGGAAGATCGCCGGACGGAGCTCCATGCTGGCGATTGA
- a CDS encoding energy-coupling factor ABC transporter permease, with protein sequence MHIMEGYLPPLHAAAWMVAAAPFVVAGVRRIRRVVDDHPETRLLLATSGAFAFVLSALKIPSVTGSCSHPTGVGLGAVLFGPNAMAVLGTIVLLFQALLLAHGGLTTLGANVFSMAVVGPWVAYGVWRLAAGLGRSLAVFLAAALGNLATYCTTSVQLALAFPDPATGFGGSLVKFLSIFAVTQVPLAVVEGILTVVVVNLLVQYSRDELSALAFGTKALGAK encoded by the coding sequence ATGCATATCATGGAAGGCTACTTGCCGCCTCTCCATGCCGCGGCCTGGATGGTGGCCGCAGCACCCTTCGTCGTCGCCGGCGTCCGCCGGATCAGGCGCGTGGTCGATGACCATCCCGAAACCAGGCTTCTGCTCGCCACCTCCGGCGCCTTCGCCTTCGTGCTGTCGGCGCTGAAGATCCCGTCGGTTACGGGAAGCTGCTCGCACCCGACCGGCGTCGGCCTGGGCGCCGTCCTGTTCGGGCCGAACGCGATGGCGGTGCTGGGCACCATCGTCCTGTTGTTCCAGGCGCTGCTGCTGGCCCATGGCGGGCTGACCACGCTTGGCGCCAACGTCTTCTCCATGGCCGTCGTCGGTCCCTGGGTCGCCTACGGAGTGTGGCGCCTGGCCGCCGGGCTGGGCAGGAGTCTCGCGGTATTCCTGGCGGCGGCGCTGGGCAACTTGGCGACCTATTGCACGACTTCGGTCCAGCTGGCGCTGGCCTTCCCGGACCCGGCGACCGGCTTCGGCGGATCGCTGGTCAAGTTCCTGTCGATCTTCGCGGTGACTCAGGTGCCGCTCGCGGTGGTGGAGGGGATCCTGACCGTCGTGGTCGTCAATCTGCTGGTGCAGTACAGCCGGGACGAGCTGTCGGCGCTGGCGTTCGGAACCAAGGCGCTGGGGGCGAAATGA
- the bluB gene encoding 5,6-dimethylbenzimidazole synthase, which produces MGFQERLEDLFRWRRDVRRFRTDPIDEALIERLVQVAALAPSVGYSRPWRFVRVDDPGRRAVVRNAFERCNAEALGGYTGERAQLYATLKLAGLNDAPVQIAVFNYDETTRGHGLGRRTMPEMLRYSTVTAVYTFWLAARAHGIGTGWVSILDPEIVRQALDVPATWSLVAYLCVGLPVEEHIDPELERAGWEARDEAASVLLRR; this is translated from the coding sequence GTGGGTTTTCAGGAGCGGCTGGAAGACCTGTTCCGCTGGCGCCGCGACGTGCGCCGTTTCCGGACCGATCCCATCGACGAGGCCCTGATCGAGCGGCTGGTCCAGGTCGCGGCGCTGGCGCCGTCGGTCGGCTACAGCAGGCCGTGGCGATTCGTCCGCGTCGACGATCCGGGGCGCCGTGCCGTGGTTCGCAACGCTTTCGAACGCTGCAACGCCGAGGCGCTGGGCGGTTACACGGGCGAGCGCGCCCAGCTCTACGCGACGCTGAAATTGGCCGGCCTGAACGATGCGCCGGTGCAGATCGCCGTCTTCAACTACGACGAGACCACGCGCGGCCACGGCCTCGGCCGGCGCACCATGCCGGAGATGCTGCGCTACTCGACGGTCACCGCCGTCTATACCTTCTGGCTGGCGGCGCGGGCGCACGGCATCGGCACGGGCTGGGTGTCGATCCTCGATCCGGAAATCGTCCGGCAGGCGCTCGACGTGCCGGCCACCTGGTCCCTGGTGGCCTATCTCTGCGTCGGCCTGCCGGTCGAGGAGCACATCGATCCCGAGCTGGAGCGGGCAGGGTGGGAAGCCCGGGACGAGGCGGCATCGGTCCTGCTGCGGCGCTGA
- the cobD gene encoding threonine-phosphate decarboxylase CobD, producing MSMGQQSYGPPASASIHNAPVPERVRDHGGGLARAEARFGRPKERWLDLSTGINPWPIRVPAPSPDAWTRLPDRDALDGLLAAAGRYFGAEPAAVVAAPGSQALIQAVPRLMPRGRAAILGFTYAEHARCWSLAGHDVAVCETLDEAADAACVIVTNPNNPDGRQVDPDRLLALSERQAARGGLLVVDEAFADVAPTISVASAAGRPGLCVLRSFGKFFGLAGLRLGFALGPPGLVSALEDHLGPWAVAGPALEVGATALTDSDWIGETRSRLAAAARDLDGLLGAHGLENVGGTDLYRLTRTAHAAALFEHLGRAGILVRPFEPRPDWLRFGLPPDAAGVARLRDALGSFIFPA from the coding sequence ATGTCCATGGGTCAGCAGTCTTACGGTCCCCCCGCATCAGCGTCAATCCACAATGCGCCGGTTCCGGAACGGGTCCGAGACCATGGCGGCGGCCTCGCCCGGGCCGAGGCCCGATTCGGCCGCCCAAAGGAGAGGTGGCTTGACCTGTCCACCGGCATCAATCCCTGGCCTATCCGGGTGCCCGCGCCGAGTCCGGATGCCTGGACCCGCCTGCCCGATCGGGACGCGCTCGACGGGCTGCTCGCCGCCGCAGGCCGATACTTCGGCGCGGAACCCGCCGCCGTCGTGGCGGCGCCGGGATCTCAGGCGCTGATCCAGGCGGTGCCCCGGCTGATGCCGCGGGGCCGGGCGGCGATCCTGGGCTTCACCTATGCCGAGCACGCCCGCTGCTGGAGCCTCGCCGGCCACGACGTCGCGGTGTGCGAAACGCTCGACGAGGCCGCCGACGCCGCCTGCGTCATAGTGACCAACCCCAACAACCCGGACGGCCGGCAGGTGGATCCGGACCGGCTCCTGGCGCTTTCCGAACGGCAGGCCGCGCGGGGCGGGTTGCTCGTGGTGGACGAGGCCTTCGCCGACGTGGCGCCGACGATCAGCGTCGCCTCGGCCGCCGGCCGGCCGGGGCTCTGCGTCCTCCGATCCTTCGGCAAGTTCTTCGGGCTCGCCGGGCTTCGCCTCGGCTTCGCGCTCGGCCCTCCCGGCCTGGTGTCGGCGCTGGAGGATCACCTGGGACCCTGGGCGGTGGCCGGACCGGCGCTGGAGGTCGGCGCCACGGCGCTGACCGACAGTGACTGGATCGGGGAGACCCGAAGCCGCCTCGCCGCGGCCGCGCGCGACCTCGACGGCCTGCTCGGAGCCCACGGGCTGGAAAACGTTGGCGGGACCGATCTCTACCGCCTGACCCGCACCGCCCATGCCGCCGCGCTGTTCGAGCATCTTGGCCGGGCCGGGATCCTGGTCCGCCCGTTCGAGCCGCGGCCGGACTGGCTGAGGTTCGGCCTGCCGCCCGATGCCGCAGGGGTGGCGCGCTTGCGCGACGCCCTCGGCTCGTTCATCTTCCCGGCATGA
- a CDS encoding sirohydrochlorin chelatase has protein sequence MNAIAKPSQEPTQASSEKLGVMLCGHGSRDTGAVQEFAVVAGQLRARLPFDAVEYGYLEFAKPIIRDGLDKLRAKGVTKVLAIPGMLFAAGHAKNDIPSVLNAYQAQNEGMTIHYGRELGIDLKMLRAAGDRVAEALALAGGDVPRHETLLMVVGRGSSDPDANSNVAKVTRMLWEGMGFGWAETSYSGVTFPLVEPGLEHAAKLGYRRIVVFPYFLFTGILVRRIYDYADAVAARHPNIEFIKAGYLNDHPMVLETFSDRVTEILEGTGNMNCQMCKYREQVLGFEAEVGLRQESHHHHVEGIGTGEAHGHDHGHSHGHHHHDHGDHHHAHGHAHDYGHSHGHDHAHGHGHSHDHGGAGHHHHPYPHADHPLGPRSMTKQARD, from the coding sequence ATGAACGCGATCGCCAAACCCTCCCAGGAGCCGACACAGGCTTCGTCCGAAAAGCTCGGCGTCATGCTGTGCGGCCACGGCAGCCGGGACACCGGCGCCGTGCAGGAGTTCGCCGTCGTGGCCGGCCAGCTCCGCGCCAGGCTGCCGTTCGACGCGGTGGAGTACGGCTACCTGGAATTCGCCAAGCCGATCATCCGCGACGGCCTGGACAAGCTGCGCGCCAAGGGCGTGACGAAGGTGCTGGCGATCCCCGGCATGCTGTTCGCCGCCGGCCACGCCAAGAACGACATTCCCTCGGTGCTGAACGCCTACCAGGCGCAGAACGAGGGCATGACCATCCATTACGGCCGAGAGCTGGGCATCGACCTGAAGATGCTGCGGGCCGCCGGCGACCGGGTGGCCGAGGCGCTGGCCCTGGCCGGCGGCGACGTGCCGCGCCACGAGACGCTCCTGATGGTGGTCGGCCGGGGCTCCTCCGATCCGGACGCCAACTCCAACGTGGCGAAAGTGACCCGCATGCTGTGGGAGGGGATGGGCTTCGGCTGGGCCGAGACGTCCTATTCCGGCGTCACCTTCCCGCTGGTCGAGCCGGGGCTGGAGCACGCAGCGAAGCTGGGCTACCGGCGCATCGTGGTGTTCCCGTATTTCCTGTTCACCGGCATCCTGGTCCGGCGGATCTACGATTACGCCGACGCCGTGGCGGCGCGCCACCCCAACATCGAGTTCATCAAGGCCGGCTATCTCAACGACCATCCGATGGTGCTGGAGACCTTCTCGGACCGCGTCACCGAGATCCTCGAGGGAACCGGCAACATGAACTGCCAGATGTGCAAGTACCGGGAGCAGGTCCTGGGCTTCGAGGCGGAGGTCGGCCTGCGCCAGGAAAGCCACCACCATCACGTGGAAGGCATCGGCACCGGCGAGGCGCACGGCCACGATCATGGGCATTCCCACGGGCATCACCATCATGACCACGGGGACCATCACCACGCCCATGGCCATGCCCATGACTACGGGCACTCCCACGGACATGATCACGCGCATGGTCACGGCCATTCCCACGACCACGGCGGCGCCGGGCACCATCATCATCCCTACCCCCATGCCGACCATCCGCTGGGGCCGAGGAGCATGACGAAGCAGGCTCGCGACTGA
- the cbiE gene encoding precorrin-6y C5,15-methyltransferase (decarboxylating) subunit CbiE, protein MTGSAGAWLSVVGIGEDGLDGVSPAGRRLIDAAEMLMGGERHLAMVPDDGRERLAWPSPFNEGVERLMGLRGRRVCVLASGDPMDHGIGATLARRIPAGETIVVPAPGAFALACARMGWPRAEVETLSLHGRPAALLHAYVHPGARLLILSENGATPGVIAGLLRQRGYGGSRITVLEHLGGPRERCREWREPDLYADLNTVAVECVAEPGAPLLPRTPGLPDEAFRHDGQLTKREVRAATLAALAPVPGQLLWDVGAGCGSIALEWMRHHPACRAVAIEPRGDRLALIAANAEALGCPRLAIVEGKAPAALAGLSAPDAVFIGGGITAPGLFETCWEALPPGGRLVANAVTIQGEAVLTGAYARLGGSLTRIAISRAEPVGPFSGWRPVMPVTQLALIKT, encoded by the coding sequence ATGACAGGCTCCGCCGGAGCGTGGCTGTCCGTCGTCGGCATCGGCGAGGACGGCTTGGACGGCGTGTCTCCGGCCGGCCGCCGGCTGATCGATGCCGCCGAGATGCTGATGGGCGGCGAGCGTCACCTCGCCATGGTCCCCGACGACGGGCGCGAGCGGCTGGCCTGGCCCTCCCCGTTCAACGAGGGAGTCGAGCGGTTGATGGGTCTGCGCGGGCGCAGGGTCTGCGTGCTGGCGAGCGGCGACCCCATGGACCACGGCATCGGCGCTACACTGGCGCGCCGGATACCCGCCGGCGAGACGATCGTCGTCCCGGCGCCGGGTGCCTTCGCCCTGGCCTGCGCCCGGATGGGCTGGCCCCGGGCGGAGGTCGAAACCCTGTCGCTCCACGGCCGTCCGGCGGCCTTGCTCCATGCCTATGTCCACCCCGGCGCCCGCCTGCTGATCCTGTCCGAGAACGGCGCGACGCCGGGAGTGATCGCCGGCCTGCTGCGGCAGCGCGGCTATGGCGGCAGCCGGATCACCGTGCTGGAGCACCTGGGCGGGCCGCGGGAGCGGTGCCGCGAGTGGCGCGAGCCGGACCTCTACGCCGACCTGAACACGGTCGCGGTCGAATGCGTCGCCGAGCCCGGAGCGCCGCTGCTGCCGCGGACGCCGGGATTGCCGGACGAGGCGTTCCGCCATGACGGCCAACTGACCAAAAGGGAGGTCCGGGCGGCGACGCTGGCGGCGCTGGCACCGGTTCCCGGACAGCTCCTGTGGGACGTGGGGGCCGGCTGCGGCTCCATCGCCCTGGAATGGATGCGCCATCATCCCGCCTGCCGCGCCGTCGCGATCGAGCCCCGCGGCGACCGCCTGGCCCTGATCGCGGCGAACGCCGAGGCGTTGGGCTGTCCCCGTCTCGCCATCGTCGAGGGCAAGGCGCCGGCGGCCCTGGCCGGTCTGTCGGCGCCGGACGCGGTCTTCATCGGCGGCGGCATCACGGCGCCAGGATTATTCGAGACCTGCTGGGAAGCGCTGCCCCCCGGCGGCCGGCTGGTCGCCAACGCCGTCACCATCCAAGGCGAAGCGGTGCTGACCGGGGCCTATGCCCGGCTGGGCGGCAGCCTGACCCGAATCGCGATTTCCAGGGCCGAACCCGTCGGCCCGTTTTCCGGCTGGCGTCCCGTGATGCCGGTCACCCAACTGGCGCTGATCAAGACATGA
- a CDS encoding precorrin-2 C(20)-methyltransferase codes for MSGTLYGLGVGPGDPELITLKALRLLRSSTVVAYPAPEHGDSLARAIVAGHLPGGQTEVAIRMPMLVERFPAQEVYDRAAAELGDHLAAGRDVAVLCEGDPFFYGSFMYLFGRMAERFPVQVVPGVSSLTACAAALGAPLAARNDVLTVVPAPLPADQLRERLAQTDAAAIMKLGRHFAKVRDVLEELGLDSRSRYVERATMANQRLLPLDQVDADSVPYFSMVLVHRRGEAWA; via the coding sequence ATGAGCGGAACCCTCTACGGCCTGGGTGTCGGGCCGGGCGACCCGGAGCTGATTACCCTGAAGGCCTTGCGCCTGCTGCGGTCCTCCACCGTCGTCGCATATCCGGCACCGGAGCATGGCGACAGCCTGGCCCGCGCCATCGTCGCCGGCCATCTGCCCGGCGGGCAGACCGAAGTGGCGATCCGCATGCCCATGCTGGTCGAGCGCTTCCCGGCGCAGGAGGTCTATGACCGCGCGGCGGCGGAACTGGGCGACCACCTGGCGGCGGGACGCGACGTCGCGGTCCTGTGCGAGGGCGATCCCTTCTTCTACGGCTCGTTCATGTACCTGTTCGGCCGCATGGCGGAGCGTTTCCCGGTGCAGGTGGTGCCGGGCGTGTCCTCCCTGACCGCGTGCGCCGCCGCCCTGGGGGCGCCGCTGGCAGCCCGGAACGACGTGCTGACCGTGGTCCCGGCGCCGCTTCCGGCCGACCAGCTGCGCGAGCGGCTGGCCCAGACCGACGCCGCCGCGATCATGAAGCTGGGGCGGCATTTCGCGAAGGTGAGGGACGTGCTGGAAGAGCTGGGCCTTGACAGCCGGTCGCGTTACGTGGAGCGCGCCACCATGGCGAACCAGCGGCTGCTGCCGCTGGACCAGGTGGACGCCGATTCCGTTCCCTATTTCTCGATGGTGCTGGTCCACCGCCGGGGTGAGGCCTGGGCATGA
- the cobJ gene encoding precorrin-3B C(17)-methyltransferase: MSAPVFVVLSQSGLEVASGARTVLPGAEIHGLAHRVAGADKDFSATLDHLRALFSAGTPIIGVFAAGILIRALGPVLSDKRAEPPVLALAEDGSAVVPLLGGHHGANDMARRLAAALGIEPAITTAGDLNFGVALDEPPTGWHLANPEDAKPFTAALMAGARVRLEGTAPWLTGTRLPFSADGTLTLRITERAEAGSETCLVYHPPVLAVGVGCERGASAEEVTALVRETLASAGLAKGAVAALCSIDVKMDEPAIHAAAADLGVPVRFFDAARLEEEAQHLANPSDLVFREVGCHGVAEGAALAASGGTLLVPKRKSARATCAVGLAPAPLHADAIGRRRGRLSVVGIGPGSDGWRTPEADSWLASATDLVGYHLYLDLLGELAAGKRRHGYELGAEETRVRVALDLAAEGRDVALVSSGDAGIYAMATLVFELVEREERADWARLDIAVTPGISALQAAAARAGAPLGHDFCTISLSDLLTPWPVIERRIRAAAEGDFVIAVYNPVSRRRTEQLPAMKAVLLEHRPAATPVILARNLGRPGEAIAVTTLAALDVADVDMLTLVLIGSSETRALPRGDGGTWVYTPRGYAAKHPDERSS; encoded by the coding sequence ATGAGCGCACCTGTCTTCGTCGTCCTGTCGCAATCCGGGTTGGAGGTCGCGTCCGGCGCCCGGACCGTCCTGCCCGGCGCCGAGATCCACGGGCTCGCCCACCGGGTCGCCGGGGCGGACAAGGATTTTTCCGCCACGCTCGACCATCTGCGGGCGCTGTTCTCGGCCGGCACGCCGATCATCGGCGTGTTCGCCGCCGGCATCCTGATCCGCGCGCTGGGTCCGGTCCTGTCGGACAAGCGCGCCGAACCTCCCGTCCTGGCCCTGGCCGAGGACGGCAGCGCGGTCGTCCCGCTGCTGGGCGGCCATCACGGCGCCAACGACATGGCGCGCCGGCTGGCGGCGGCGCTGGGCATCGAGCCGGCCATCACGACCGCCGGCGACCTGAATTTCGGCGTGGCGCTGGACGAGCCGCCGACCGGCTGGCATCTCGCCAACCCGGAGGACGCCAAGCCCTTCACTGCCGCCCTGATGGCCGGAGCACGAGTCAGGCTGGAGGGCACGGCGCCCTGGCTGACCGGCACCCGCCTGCCCTTCTCGGCCGACGGCACCCTGACGCTGCGCATCACCGAGCGGGCCGAGGCCGGCTCCGAAACCTGCCTCGTCTATCATCCTCCCGTGCTGGCGGTCGGCGTCGGGTGCGAGCGCGGCGCTTCGGCGGAGGAGGTTACGGCGCTGGTGCGCGAGACCCTGGCATCCGCCGGCCTGGCCAAAGGGGCCGTGGCGGCGCTTTGCTCGATCGACGTCAAGATGGACGAGCCGGCGATCCATGCCGCCGCGGCCGACCTGGGCGTGCCGGTCCGCTTCTTCGACGCCGCGCGGCTGGAGGAGGAGGCGCAGCACCTCGCCAACCCGTCCGACCTGGTGTTCCGCGAGGTCGGCTGCCATGGGGTCGCCGAAGGGGCTGCGCTGGCGGCATCGGGCGGAACGCTGCTGGTGCCCAAGCGGAAGTCGGCGCGGGCGACCTGCGCCGTCGGGCTGGCGCCGGCGCCGCTCCATGCCGACGCCATCGGGCGACGCCGCGGACGGCTCTCGGTCGTCGGCATCGGACCGGGCAGCGACGGCTGGCGCACGCCGGAGGCGGACAGCTGGCTGGCGAGCGCCACCGACCTCGTGGGATATCATCTTTACCTGGATCTCCTCGGCGAACTGGCGGCCGGCAAGCGGCGGCACGGTTATGAGCTGGGGGCCGAGGAGACGCGGGTGCGCGTCGCCCTCGACTTGGCGGCGGAGGGCCGCGACGTGGCGCTGGTCTCCAGCGGCGATGCCGGCATCTATGCCATGGCGACGCTGGTGTTCGAACTGGTCGAGCGCGAGGAGCGGGCCGACTGGGCGCGGCTCGACATCGCCGTCACGCCCGGCATCTCGGCGCTCCAGGCCGCCGCGGCCCGGGCCGGCGCTCCCCTCGGTCACGACTTCTGCACCATCTCCCTGTCCGACCTGCTGACTCCCTGGCCGGTGATCGAGCGGCGGATCCGCGCCGCCGCCGAGGGCGATTTCGTGATCGCCGTCTACAACCCGGTGTCGCGCCGGCGCACGGAGCAGCTTCCGGCCATGAAGGCGGTCCTGCTGGAGCACCGTCCCGCCGCCACGCCGGTGATCCTGGCCCGCAACCTGGGGCGTCCGGGGGAAGCCATCGCCGTGACGACCCTGGCGGCCCTGGACGTGGCCGACGTGGACATGCTGACCCTGGTGCTGATCGGCTCCAGCGAGACCCGTGCGCTGCCGCGCGGCGACGGCGGCACCTGGGTCTATACACCCCGCGGCTACGCCGCGAAGCATCCGGACGAACGATCCTCATGA
- the cobM gene encoding precorrin-4 C(11)-methyltransferase, whose product MTVHFIGAGPGAPDLITIRGRDLIARCPVCLYAGSLVPPEVVAYAPEGARVVDTAPLTLDDILAEIEAAHADGKDVARVHSGDPSLYGAIGEQIRRLNALGIPYDITPGVPAYAAAAALLRTELTLPEVSQTVILTRTAMKSSPMPNAETLEVLGRSGGTLAIHLSIRNMTRIVEELSPHYGVDCPVAVVYRATWPDEQVIRGTLADIREKVREAKITRTALVIVGRVLAAEDFRDSALYDPEHVHVLRPERKVR is encoded by the coding sequence ATGACGGTTCACTTCATCGGCGCGGGTCCCGGCGCCCCCGACCTGATCACGATCCGCGGGCGCGACCTGATCGCCCGCTGCCCGGTCTGTCTCTATGCCGGGTCGCTGGTACCCCCCGAGGTGGTGGCTTATGCGCCGGAGGGCGCCCGGGTGGTGGACACCGCCCCGCTGACGCTGGACGATATCCTGGCCGAGATCGAGGCCGCCCATGCCGACGGCAAGGACGTGGCGCGGGTCCATTCCGGCGATCCCTCCCTCTACGGTGCGATCGGCGAGCAGATCCGCCGCCTGAACGCGCTGGGCATCCCGTACGACATCACCCCGGGCGTGCCGGCCTACGCCGCCGCCGCCGCCCTGTTGCGGACCGAGCTGACGCTGCCGGAGGTCTCGCAGACCGTCATCCTGACCCGCACGGCCATGAAGTCGTCGCCGATGCCCAATGCCGAGACGCTCGAAGTCCTGGGCCGGTCGGGCGGAACGCTGGCGATCCATCTGTCGATCCGCAACATGACCAGGATCGTCGAGGAGCTGTCGCCCCACTACGGCGTCGACTGCCCGGTCGCGGTGGTCTACCGGGCGACCTGGCCCGACGAGCAGGTGATCCGCGGCACGCTGGCCGACATCCGGGAGAAGGTGCGCGAGGCGAAGATCACCCGCACCGCGCTGGTGATCGTCGGCCGCGTGCTGGCGGCGGAGGATTTCCGCGACAGCGCGCTCTACGACCCGGAGCACGTCCATGTGCTGCGGCCCGAGCGCAAGGTCCGGTGA